One window from the genome of Candidatus Rokuibacteriota bacterium encodes:
- a CDS encoding branched-chain amino acid ABC transporter permease, whose translation MIGRFGWRMWLAFAILAALPALPFMTGYRLNLAFDALLFGIVAMSLDLLMGYTGMISFGHAAFLGLRAYSTAILLERGVRSLWLCLGAAVVVVGVYALVVAYFATTRRGIYFALLTLIFAEVVYTFFRYTQTFGGSDGIQGLEAPHLIPGVPASTLGSPLENYYLVLILLLLTYVLCRTLVESHFGRVLIAIRENEDRARFLGYHVRGYKMAVCLISALLAGVAGAVYPVRLANATPDLLLWTISGEAIVMVMIGGIGTLVGPVIGGVFFILLQEEVSTYAPRLYQLLGFSPEKGAGLHFLIIGIILVLIVLFMPKGLVGLFRRRRARRAPSAAVQTVPAGELE comes from the coding sequence CGGCTGGAGGATGTGGCTCGCCTTCGCCATCCTGGCGGCGCTGCCGGCGCTGCCGTTCATGACCGGGTATCGACTCAACCTGGCCTTCGACGCCCTCCTCTTCGGGATCGTGGCCATGAGCCTGGACCTCCTGATGGGCTACACGGGGATGATCTCCTTCGGCCACGCCGCCTTTCTCGGCCTCCGCGCCTACTCCACGGCGATCCTGCTGGAGCGCGGGGTGCGCTCGCTCTGGCTCTGTCTCGGCGCCGCCGTGGTGGTGGTCGGGGTCTACGCCCTCGTCGTGGCCTACTTCGCCACCACGCGCCGCGGGATCTACTTCGCGCTCCTGACGCTCATCTTCGCCGAGGTGGTGTACACCTTCTTCCGCTACACCCAGACCTTCGGCGGGTCGGACGGGATCCAGGGGCTGGAGGCGCCGCACCTGATTCCGGGCGTGCCGGCCTCAACCCTCGGCTCGCCGCTCGAGAACTACTACCTGGTCCTCATCCTGCTCCTGCTCACCTACGTGCTCTGCCGGACCCTGGTGGAGTCGCACTTCGGCCGGGTCCTGATCGCCATCCGGGAGAACGAGGACCGGGCGCGCTTCCTCGGCTACCACGTCCGGGGCTACAAGATGGCGGTCTGCCTGATCTCCGCGCTGCTGGCCGGCGTGGCCGGCGCCGTCTACCCGGTGCGGCTCGCCAACGCGACCCCCGACCTCCTCCTCTGGACCATCTCCGGCGAGGCCATCGTGATGGTGATGATCGGCGGGATCGGCACGCTGGTGGGCCCAGTCATCGGCGGCGTGTTCTTCATCCTGCTCCAGGAGGAGGTCAGCACCTACGCCCCGCGGCTCTACCAGCTCCTCGGCTTCTCGCCCGAGAAGGGCGCCGGCCTCCATTTCCTGATCATCGGCATCATCCTGGTCCTCATCGTGCTGTTCATGCCAAAAGGCCTGGTCGGGCTGTTCCGGCGTCGCCGCGCTCGCCGCGCCCCGAGCGCTGCGGTCCAGACCGTCCCTGCCGGAGAGTTAGAGTGA
- a CDS encoding ABC transporter ATP-binding protein: MSTDGGPLIQVEQVSKHFGALAALSRVSFAVRKGEVFSVIGPNGAGKSTLFNVITGLYPPTEGRVRFRGEEITGLPPEAINRKGIAKTFQITNIFPEISVFENVRVAAQSRAPEQGRLAALWRTSDVRAEVMELLGTFELEGRSYELAENLSHGEQRYLEICLALATAPALLLLDEPTAGMTPGETRRATALIRKVAAQRDLTVLLIEHDMSVVMGISDRVAVLHFGEKIAEGRPEEIRNDPTVIEAYLGGAD; encoded by the coding sequence GTGAGCACCGACGGCGGCCCGCTCATCCAAGTCGAGCAGGTCTCCAAGCACTTTGGCGCCCTGGCGGCCCTCTCCCGCGTGAGCTTCGCGGTGAGAAAGGGGGAGGTCTTCTCCGTGATCGGCCCAAACGGGGCCGGCAAGAGCACCCTCTTCAACGTGATCACCGGGCTCTACCCGCCGACAGAAGGGCGTGTGAGGTTCCGCGGGGAGGAGATCACAGGACTTCCGCCCGAGGCCATCAACCGCAAGGGGATCGCGAAAACCTTCCAGATCACGAACATCTTCCCCGAGATCTCGGTCTTCGAGAACGTGCGGGTGGCGGCCCAGTCCCGCGCCCCCGAGCAGGGGCGCCTGGCCGCCCTCTGGCGCACCTCGGACGTCAGGGCCGAGGTCATGGAGCTGCTCGGCACATTCGAGCTGGAGGGGCGGTCTTACGAGCTGGCCGAAAACCTCTCGCACGGCGAGCAGCGCTACCTGGAAATCTGCCTGGCCCTGGCCACCGCGCCGGCTCTCCTGCTCCTAGACGAGCCCACGGCGGGAATGACGCCGGGCGAAACGAGGCGGGCCACGGCGCTGATCCGGAAGGTGGCGGCGCAGCGAGACCTCACCGTGCTCCTCATCGAGCACGACATGAGCGTCGTGATGGGGATCTCCGACCGAGTCGCCGTGCTTCACTTCGGGGAGAAGATCGCCGAGGGCAGGCCGGAGGAGATCCGGAACGACCCGACGGTGATCGAGGCGTACCTCGGCGGGGCCGACTGA
- a CDS encoding ABC transporter ATP-binding protein, protein MLQLADVHSAYGATPILFGVSLRVEDGETVALLGRNGMGKTTLLKTIMGFLKPTHGQIEFQGQDLTRLTPHEIAQLGVGYVPENRRIFPGLTVRENLELGLSAAKRRTSGLSAERFQRVFEHFPILRQRLNQPGKTLSGGEQQMLAIARVMMAGAKLILMDEPTQGLAPSLVRHIREMVAELKRLGVTILLVEQNARMALNVCDRGYVMEKGLIVFEGSSGALRDSPVTREKLGV, encoded by the coding sequence ATGCTCCAGCTGGCGGACGTGCACTCGGCCTACGGCGCGACCCCCATCCTGTTTGGCGTGTCGCTCAGGGTTGAGGACGGCGAGACCGTGGCCCTCCTCGGCCGGAACGGCATGGGGAAGACCACGCTCCTCAAGACCATCATGGGGTTCCTCAAACCGACCCACGGGCAGATCGAGTTCCAGGGCCAGGACCTGACCCGCCTCACCCCGCACGAGATCGCCCAGCTCGGGGTGGGCTATGTCCCTGAGAACCGGCGGATCTTCCCGGGCTTGACCGTGCGCGAGAACCTGGAGCTGGGGCTCTCGGCCGCCAAGCGGAGAACATCCGGGCTGAGCGCCGAGCGCTTCCAACGGGTCTTCGAGCACTTCCCGATCCTTCGCCAGCGCCTGAACCAGCCCGGCAAGACCCTCTCCGGCGGGGAGCAGCAGATGCTGGCCATCGCGCGGGTCATGATGGCCGGGGCCAAGCTCATCCTGATGGACGAGCCGACGCAGGGGCTGGCGCCGAGCCTGGTCCGCCACATCCGCGAGATGGTCGCCGAGCTCAAGCGCCTGGGCGTGACGATTCTCCTGGTGGAGCAGAACGCGCGGATGGCCCTGAATGTCTGCGACCGGGGCTACGTCATGGAGAAGGGGCTGATCGTCTTTGAGGGTAGCTCCGGCGCTCTCAGGGACAGCCCCGTCACCCGGGAAAAGCTGGGCGTCTAG
- a CDS encoding TlpA family protein disulfide reductase, with amino-acid sequence MRAWGSTVVFGESWRARLARAAIFVLLAAAVIWALPGRKPGEEGGRRHHAPVALDPFERAGIVELKEGQRGLAFRLATLEGGSAALEDYAGKLVVLNFWATWCTPCEVEMPTLESLWQKLKGRGLVVVGVNLDRGAPRSLIEPYVRGKKLTFPILLDPDMATAQAWRVTGLPATFLVKPSGEVAGMAQGLREWDSKEMLALLETLLPAASRPGH; translated from the coding sequence GTGCGTGCCTGGGGCTCGACGGTCGTGTTCGGCGAGAGCTGGCGGGCACGACTGGCGCGGGCGGCCATCTTCGTGCTCCTCGCCGCAGCGGTCATCTGGGCCCTGCCGGGGCGGAAGCCCGGGGAGGAGGGAGGCCGCCGCCACCATGCGCCCGTTGCGCTCGACCCGTTCGAGCGCGCCGGCATCGTGGAGCTCAAGGAGGGGCAGCGCGGCCTGGCCTTCCGGCTGGCCACCCTTGAGGGCGGGAGCGCGGCGCTCGAGGACTACGCGGGCAAGCTGGTCGTCCTCAACTTCTGGGCCACCTGGTGCACGCCGTGCGAAGTGGAGATGCCGACTCTGGAGAGCCTCTGGCAGAAGCTCAAGGGCCGCGGTCTTGTTGTCGTGGGCGTCAACCTGGACCGAGGAGCGCCGCGCTCCCTCATCGAGCCCTACGTCCGCGGCAAGAAGCTGACCTTCCCGATCCTCCTCGATCCCGACATGGCGACGGCGCAGGCGTGGCGTGTCACGGGGCTTCCTGCCACGTTCCTGGTGAAGCCCAGCGGCGAGGTGGCGGGCATGGCCCAGGGTCTCAGGGAGTGGGACAGCAAGGAGATGCTGGCGCTCCTCGAAACGCTCCTGCCCGCCGCCTCGCGTCCCGGGCATTGA
- a CDS encoding MFS transporter has translation MDKPRARATLATACATHFLHDGFSEIIYVLLPVWARDFRLTFAQVGLLRTAYSGGMAAFQVPAGILAERWGERGLLAAGTAVTATGFLVLGLAGGFASLFTFLLLAALGSGVQHPLSSSLVSKAYETGPRRIALGTFNFSGDLGKVTVPALVALAMVGIGWRRAAAGYAAIGLLAAPAIFLLLNRLGAGAGRGVQDVDGASGSGWGIRDRRGFQALSTIGIIDNSTRTAFLTFLPFLLIAKGSSVEAVGFALALVFAGGATGKFVCGAIAERVGVIRTVVLTELVTGGGILLLLALPLTPALVLLPLLGVGLNGTSSVLYGTVADLVTPERRARAYGLFYTLGVGSGALAPFLYGLVSDWAGVPVTLGIIGLGVLTTIPLSQLLRVPVAQEVPSHPL, from the coding sequence ACTTCCGCCTCACCTTCGCCCAGGTCGGGCTGCTCAGAACCGCTTACAGCGGCGGGATGGCGGCCTTTCAGGTCCCGGCCGGAATCCTTGCCGAGCGGTGGGGGGAACGCGGCCTGCTGGCGGCGGGGACGGCGGTCACGGCGACGGGGTTTCTCGTTCTCGGGCTGGCCGGCGGCTTCGCGAGCCTTTTCACCTTCCTGCTCCTGGCCGCGCTCGGCTCCGGAGTCCAGCACCCGCTCTCCTCCTCGCTCGTCTCCAAGGCCTACGAGACCGGCCCGCGGCGGATCGCCCTCGGTACCTTCAACTTCTCCGGGGACCTGGGCAAGGTCACGGTCCCGGCCCTCGTCGCCCTCGCCATGGTCGGCATCGGCTGGCGCCGGGCTGCAGCCGGCTACGCGGCCATCGGCCTCCTCGCGGCACCCGCGATCTTCCTCCTGTTGAATCGCCTGGGCGCCGGCGCCGGGCGGGGCGTGCAGGACGTTGACGGCGCGTCCGGAAGCGGGTGGGGCATCAGGGACCGTCGGGGGTTTCAGGCCCTCTCGACTATCGGCATAATCGACAACTCCACCCGGACGGCGTTCCTGACATTCCTGCCGTTCCTCCTGATCGCCAAGGGGTCGAGCGTGGAGGCGGTGGGATTCGCCCTCGCCCTGGTCTTCGCCGGCGGGGCGACGGGGAAGTTTGTGTGCGGGGCGATCGCGGAGCGCGTTGGCGTGATCCGCACGGTGGTCCTGACCGAGCTGGTGACCGGTGGGGGAATCCTCCTGCTGCTGGCGCTCCCTCTCACCCCCGCGCTCGTCCTCCTCCCGCTCCTCGGCGTGGGGCTGAACGGCACCTCCTCGGTGCTCTACGGCACCGTGGCTGACCTGGTGACGCCGGAGCGCCGCGCGCGCGCGTACGGCCTCTTCTACACGCTTGGCGTCGGCTCGGGGGCGCTGGCCCCCTTCCTCTACGGCCTGGTCAGCGACTGGGCCGGCGTGCCGGTGACGCTGGGGATCATCGGCCTCGGGGTGCTCACCACGATCCCCTTGAGCCAGCTCCTGCGTGTGCCGGTAGCTCAGGAGGTCCCGAGCCACCCGCTCTAG